From a single Cyprinus carpio isolate SPL01 chromosome A3, ASM1834038v1, whole genome shotgun sequence genomic region:
- the setd1a gene encoding histone-lysine N-methyltransferase SETD1A: MDPDSGADTQQTLSLQWKSYKLVQDPAIRRVAQKIYRYDGIHFSVPDSGFPPVGDLRDPRPRRIWSRHTELSLPVPKFKLDEYYVGPIPLKEVTFARLNDNIKEPFLAEMCAKFGEVEEMEILFHPKTRKHLGLARVLFTSTRGAKDTVKHLHNTSVMGNIVHVQLDIKGQQRMKYYDLIVSGSYTPQTVPTGGKALTEKFQPPAPTQPDTSSDIRRRLSTDQMSAPAAPLNSGSTTPCSVDTGFGDQRLETPPSSLGGAYTPGSSASSQGGGTPYTPRSGTPFSQDSGYSVGRHGSYSSTQSYSQQDMLPSSSCSSSAVSSSSGFKPPRFHDDSHVPPPQEPSVFHRGRPGYPPSAPFRPNEPPYLYPGVGGSGMPMPLHPPMPPPGPQFEPPPLSDRERDRDRERGHRDRDRERDSGGRYGGGISSRRSSYPFQQDTNSSSTSKSYHSHHLHHADRREDRDGRGYRRDSTGSRSGDHGRHRNHHHSHNHHSSSGGGSSRRRSSRDREWERDREGEYNSSDPRYGSHSNSSSLSPPSATSYGGYSSSKDLSPYDTPSSSRLEPSPAFRPQQSAGESSFGMGGSMDNDYRAHSHHTPLAPPPPPPPLPPASVIAAAVAETLSSLDFGQDSPIREEQWTKPKRYPSTPPHPPRTPPTSSPPHASIPSSSTSPSSTSLPHHLPSSTASLSPPPPQRDSSPEPDSTNESLPFMHHSSSLDSRIEMLLKEQKAKFSFLASDDEDDEKEEDRERGKTGENADNGGSKLREENGERPSHKRQGETEGGQQRRRGEKDARRSRGKRQGGGVGEGRKTPPEVASSTPTMHSLVPETLQGQMLAPQEEHITSDSHRAPHTPPTYNGEAQPSPHSSGEDMEISDEDDNAITTATPHPAASSSSSPATSSQSALPSQTPDPSASPAPDTSQHFSATMPPPPIPSYPPHLPPPPLPGFSLQPPPLPGIPPPLPHMELHPEYPPPLPHHMYDYASSMELMSQYCGGAPMSFQMQTHMLSRLHQMRLASSNSSTTPPGEVPPASEYPPSFHLHSIPPPHAPPHHPHHPYMDQDGNVATHYDQDHRYIPPHLPYAYPDPHAAQLPHHHAIPPPHSPWPPHLLPQQFPSHYPPPGFDTVPGVDGELYGAAGDQMAVVGHNPYESVVQQVLAALIEEMKNIMQRDLNRKMVENIAFGTFDEWWDRKEQKAKPFQTAMRGVAVVREEDKKDEKTSNRPREPLMSLVDWAKSGGMEGFSLRGALRLPSFKVKRKEPQELVEGDDLKRARPSTPPDEEDEDSYQGKSADTAAGRTEERRVADRGAARRRSRAKARKPYDLDSEGEETSDGSSSEKEEDEDSDKVDESEDEALSADSDDESISSSSSESSSPSSSASSSSSDEEDEEDGEQAAESESLDTMDESTMDSVAAIDAEKDGRDKASIDLSSVTSAEVKQGQEEKTVTAVPQSSPYARPPSPILLLPPLKKRRKTVSFSMEESEVKPSIQSSSSPSPSPSPVSQASDVPTSASPGCTPTATAPAASSKPVPMLLPFASRPNDSNALTSPASPSAVLTVPPPVRSLRPDESKKSPGLPPSPQTPTAKNSSKRGKDSPRTPPAPVCLTVQNLPLDHASLVKVAYEDPVHISTTQKGRARGRTRTLSQSASAPHLHPALEEEEDEEGLEQRLKLREQLGVSSLLQLASAPKPDLSVLADVALKMDPEADIDSEETETSDEAEEHKLEEEEGDFFAPHPRQPEGLFVLQEHNYSKTPAPLNLTSPQKRTKQDSTVLLPADLNQHGVQEAPEEVIGDALAARGEAPELYGDLSGMGLLCEARDTAETQTKTLGPPHKRRGLISKEMEMEERGKGKSKKRSRKDKENEELQISKKQKEKQIKKQKKRKLEEYEEDVDVEQLESGELSSSSSDSGDSDFGLERSLEFEKEEVRKSERLFLQEAGLTPSTQRRPKHVPTPAPVPQPSYKNRSEFEQMTILYDIWNSGLDQEDMRLLKSTYEKLLQDDHATDWLNDTHWVPHTITNIPDPRRKKKTADRQLREHVTGCARSEGYYAISRKEKDVYLELDQPVTVQEAGDYDTAGSNRLLSERRSEQRRLLSAIGTAAVMDSDLLKLNQLKFRKKKLRFGRSRIHEWGLFAMEPIAADEMVIEYVGQSIRQMVADNREKRYAQEGIGSSYLFRVDHDTIIDATKCGNLARFINHCCTPNCYAKVITIESQKKIVIYSKQPIGVNEEITYDYKFPIEENKIPCLCGTENCRGTLN, encoded by the exons ATGGATCCGGACAGTGGGGCGGACACTCAGCAAACTCTCAGTCTGCAGTGGAAGAGCTATAAGCTAGTACAAGACCCTGCTATCCGACGGGTCGCTCAGAAAATTTACAGATACGATGGGATTCACTTTAGTGTACCG GATTCAGGATTCCCGCCTGTGGGGGACTTGCGTGATCCAAGACCCCGCAGAATCTGGTCGAGACACACAGAGCTGTCACTGCCAGTGCCCAAATTCAAA TTGGACGAGTATTACGTAGGTCCTATACCACTTAAGGAAGTGACGTTTGCGAGGTTGAATGATAACATCAAAGAGCCTTTCCTGGCAGAGATGTGCGCCAAGTTTGGTGAGGTTGAGGAAATGGAGATTCTGTTTCATCCCAAGACACGGAAGCACTTGGGCTTGGCCCGCGTGCTCTTCACCAGCACTAGAGGGGCCAAAGACACTGTCAAACACCTGCACAATACTTCTGTCATGGGAAACATTGTCCATGTCCAGCTAGACATCAAAG gcCAACAGAGGATGAAGTACTATGACTTGATAGTGAGTGGCTCATACACCCCTCAGACAGTGCCGACTGGAGGCAAAGCTCTCACCGAAAAATTTCAGCCCCCTGCCCCGACTCAGCCAGATACA TCGTCTGATATCCGACGGAGGCTCTCCACAGACCAGATGTCAGCTCCTGCTGCACCTCTAAACTCTGGAAGCACCACCCCATGTTCTGTGGACACTGGATTTGGAGACCAGCGCCTAGAAACCCCTCCATCCTCACTGGGAGGAGCCTATACGCCTGGTTCCTCTGCTTCTTCACAGGGTGGCGGCACCCCTTACACCCCTCGCTCTGGAACCCCTTTCTCCCAGGACTCGGGATACTCTGTGGGCAG GCATGGCAGCTATAGCAGCACTCAAAGTTATTCCCAGCAGGATATGCTTCCATCTTCCTCCTGCTCCTCTTCAGCAGTCTCCTCATCATCAGGATTCAAGCCCCCTCGCTTTCATGATGACTCACATGTTCCACCTCCGCAAGAACCCTCTGTGTTCCACAGGGGTCGGCCGGGATATCCTCCATCAGCACCCTTTAGACCGAACGAACCTCCCTATCTGTATCCCGGTGTTGGAGGTTCAGGGATGCCCATGCCTCTGCATCCACCCATGCCACCTCCAGGGCCTCAGTTTGAGCCACCTCCGCTGTccgacagagagagagaccgagaTAGAGAAAGGGGACACAGGGATAGGGATCGGGAGAGAGACTCAGGAGGGCGCTATGGAGGCGGGATAAGCTCCCGACGTTCTTCTTACCCCTTCCAACAGGATACAAACTCCTCGTCCACCTCCAAATCCTACCATTCACATCACTTGCATCATGCTGATCGGCGGGAGGATAGGGATGGCAGGGGCTACCGGCGCGACAGCACAGGCTCCCGCTCGGGAGATCACGGAAGGCATCGGAACCACCATCACTCCCACAACCACCACAGCAGCAGTGGAGGTGGATCGAGTCGGCGGAGGAGCAGCAGAGATCGGGAATGGGAGCGAGACAGAGAAGGAGAATATAACAGCTCTGATCCACGTTACGGAAGCCACTCAAACTCCAGCAGCCTCTCCCCTCCCTCTGCCACCTCTTATGGAGGATACTCGTCGTCTAAAGACCTGTCCCCCTATGACACACCTTCTTCCTCCCGGCTAGAGCCCTCGCCAGCTTTCCGTCCACAGCAGAGTGCAGGCGAGAGTAGTTTTGGGATGGGAGGAAGCATGGACAATGACTACCGTGCTCATTCTCACCACACGCCCCTGGCACCACCGCCACCACCTCCTCCCCTCCCGCCGGCCTCCGTCATTGCAGCCGCTGTGGCTGAAACGCTCAGCTCTCTTGATTTTGGTCAGGACAGTCCCATCCGAGAAGAACAGTGGACCAAACCCAAACGCTATCCCAGCACCCCACCCCATCCACCCCGGACACCTCCAACCTCCTCGCCACCTCACGCCTCAATCCCGTCATCCTCCACCTCCCCATCCTCCACCTCCCTGCCTCACCACCTCCCCTCTTCGACAGCATCACTCTCTCCGCCTCCTCCACAGCGTGACTCCTCCCCGGAGCCTGACTCTACCAATGAGAGCCTGCCATTCATGCATCACAGTAGCAGCTTGGACTCGCGTATTGAGATGTTGCTGAAGGAACAAAAAGCCAAGTTTTCCTTCCTTGCCTCAGATGATGAGGACGATGAGAAGGAGGAGgacagagagaggggaaaaacagGTGAGAATGCAGACAATGGGGGAAGCAAACTTAGAGAGGAGAACGGAGAAAGGCCTAGTCACAAGAGACAAGGAGAGACGGAGGGAGGCCagcagaggaggagaggagagaaagatgCACGCCGCAGCAGGGGCAAAAGGCAAggtggtggagtgggtgaagGCAGGAAAACGCCTCCAGAGGTGGCCTCTTCCACTCCCACTATGCACAGTTTAGTGCCAGAGACTCTACAGGGCCAAATGCTGGCACCGCAGGAGGAGCACATAACCTCTGACTCACACAGGGctccacacacaccacccacctaCAATGGAGAGGCACAG CCTTCTCCTCACTCCTCTGGGGAAGATATGGAAATATCCGATGAAGATGACAATGCCATCACCACAGCAACCCCCCATCCCGCTGCCTCTTCGTCCTCTTCACCGGCCACCTCCTCGCAATCTGCCCTCCCCTCCCAAACCCCAGATCCCTCGGCGAGTCCTGCCCCGGACACCAGCCAGCACTTCAGTGCCACCATGCCACCTCCGCCGATCCCATCATACCCTCCCCACCTCCCTCCTCCACCTCTTCCTGGCTTCTCCCTGCAGCCTCCGCCACTCCCTGGCATACCACCTCCGCTTCCTCACATGGAGCTGCACCCAGAGTACCCTCCTCCGCTGCCGCATCACATGTACGACTACGCCAGCTCCATGGAGCTCATGAGCCAGTACTGCGGAGGAGCACCCATGTCATTCCAGATGCAGACACACATGCTCAGTCGCCTCCACCAGATGCGATTGGCCTCCTCCAACAGCTCTACGACACCCCCTGGAGAAGTCCCGCCCGCCTCTGAATATCCTCCGTCATTTCACCTCCATTCAATACCCCCTCCGCATGCACCTCCGCACCACCCACACCACCCATACATGGACCAAGACGGGAATGTTGCCACCCACTATGACCAAGACCACCGCTACATCCCCCCTCACTTACCATACGCCTACCCCGACCCTCATGCTGCACAGCTTCCACACCATCACGCCATCCCACCTCCCCACAGCCCCTGGCCTCCTCACCTTCTGCCTCAGCAGTTTCCTTCCCACTATCCTCCACCTGGGTTCGACACAGTGCCTGGCGTAGATGGAGAGCTGTACGGAGCGGCAGGTGACCAGATGGCCGTAGTGGGCCACAACCCCTACGAGTCAGTAGTGCAGCAGGTACTGGCAGCTTTGATCGAGGAGATGAAGAACATCATGCAGAGGGACCTGAACCGCAAGATGGTGGAGAATATCGCCTTTGGCACCTTCGACGAGTGGTGGGACCGCAAGGAACAGAAAGCTAAG CCATTCCAGACAGCCATGCGGGGAGTTGCAGTGGTGCGCGAGGAGGACAAGAAGGATGAGAAGACGAGCAACCGACCTCGGGAGCCACTCATGTCTCTGGTAGACTGGGCCAAGAGTGGAGGCATGGAGGGTTTCTCCCTGCGGGGGGCCTTGCGTTTGCCTTCTTTTAAG GTGAAGAGGAAGGAGCCTCAGGAACTTGTGGAGGGTGATGATCTGAAGAGAGCCAGGCCTTCCACTCCACCTGATGAGGAAGATGAGG actcgTATCAGGGGAAATCTGCTGACACTGCTGCAGGAAGAACAGAGGAGAGGCGTGTGGCAGACAGAGGAGCAGCCAGGAGAAGGAGCAGAGCCAAGGCGCGCAAACCATACGATCTGGACAGCGAGGGAGAAGAAACATCAGATGGTTCCTCCTCTGAGAAG gaggaggatgaagacagTGACAAAGTGGATGAGTCAGAAG ATGAAGCCCTTAGTGCAGACAGTGATGACGAAAGcatttcctcctcctcttctgaGAGCTCATCACCATCATCCTCAGCATCGTCCTCTTCCTCCGAtgaggaagatgaagaagatGGTGAACAGGCCGCTGAGAGTGAGTCATTGGACACAATGGATGAGTCTACGATGGACAGCGTGGCGGCTATAGATGCAGAAAAGGATGGAAG GGACAAAGCAAGCATTGACCTATCATCAGTGACTTCAGCAGAGGTCAAACAAGGTCa AGAGGAGAAAACAGTTACAGCTGTGCCTCAATCTTCTCCATATGCCCGTCCTCCTTCGCCCATTCTCCTCCTTCCCCCACTCAAGAAACGGCGCAAAACTGTTTCTTTCTCGATGGAAGAGAGCGAGGTCAAGCCCTCCATTCAGTCTTCATCTTCTCCCTCTCCATCTCCCTCTCCTGTCTCACAAGCCTCAGATGTTCCTACTTCTGCTTCTCCCGGATGCACGCCCACAGCAACTGCTCCAGCCGCCTCCTCCAAGCCCGTCCCCATGCTCCTTCCTTTTGCTTCTCGTCCCAACGACAGTAATGCCCTTACCTCCCCTGCTTCCCCTTCTGCCGTTCTTACCGTCCCTCCACCAGTGCGCTCCCTGCGGCCTGATGAGTCCAAAAAGAGTCCAGGTCTCCCTCCATCCCCACAAACTCCCACTGCCAAAAACTCCTCCAAACGTGGCAAAGACTCTCCCAGAACACCCCCAGCACCTGTCTGCCTCACTGTCCAGAACCTGCCGCTGGACCATGCCTCCTTGGTCAAAGTGGCCTACGAGGACCCCGTCCATATTTCAACCACGCAGAAGGGTCGTGCACGTGGTCGCACTCGGACACTCAGCCAGTCGGCTTCCGCCCCTCATCTGCATCCCGctctggaggaagaggaggatgaagaggggcTGGAGCAGCGGCTGAAACTCAGGGAGCAGCTGGGAGTGTCCAGCCTGCTGCAGCTGGCCTCTGCCCCCAAGCCTGACCTCTCGGTGCTGGCTGATGTGGCACTGAAAATGGACCCGGAGGCTGATATTGACTCTGAAGAAACTGAGACCTCCGATGAGGCAGAGGAGCACAAGCTTGAGGAAGAAGAGGGAGACTTCTTCGCCCCGCACCCACGCCAACCAGAGGGTCTGTTCGTCCTGCAGGAGCACAACTATTCTAAAACTCCTGCTCCTCTGAACCTCACGTCTCCACAAAAGAGGACGAAACAGGACTCCACAGTCCTGCTCCCTGCCGACCTCAACCAGCACGGTGTTCAGGAAGCCCCTGAAGAGGTCATCGGGGATGCTCTAGCTGCAAGAGGGGAGGCTCCAGAGCTATACGGGGACCTCTCTGGGATGGGCCTGCTGTGCGAGGCCAGGGACACGGCTGAGACGCAGACCAAGACACTTGGCCCACCACACAAGAGGAGAGGATTGATTAGCAAAGAGATGGAGATGGAAGAGAGGGGTAAAGGGAAGAGCAAGAAGAGAAGTAGGAAGGACAAAGAAAATGAGGAACTGCAAATCTCTAAGAAGCAGAAGGAGAAACAGATcaagaaacagaagaaaagaaagttaGAG GAATATGAAGAAGATGTGGATGTGGAACAGTTGGAGTCTGGTGAGCTTTCCAGCTCCAGCTCTGACTCAGGAGACTCTGACTTCGGTCTGGAGAGATCGCTGGAGTTTGAAAAGGAAGAGGTTAGAAAGAGCGAACGACTTTTCCTGCAGGAAGCTGGCTTGACCCCCTCGACTCAGCGACGGCCCAAACACGTTCCCACCCCAGCTCCCGTACCACAGCCCTCTTACAAGAACCGTAGCGAGTTTGAACAGATGACCATCCTGTATGACATCTGGAACTCTGGCCTGGACCAGGAAGATATGAGGCTCCTGAAGAGCACCTACGAGAAACTGTTGCAGGATGATCACGCCACCGACTGGCTCAACGACACACACTGGGTCCCTCATACCA TCACCAACATCCCCGACCCCCGGCGGAAGAAGAAGACCGCAGATAGGCAGCTAAGAGAGCATGTGACGGGCTGTGCTCGTAGTGAAGGCTACTATGCCATCAGCCGCAAGGAGAAAGACGTCTACCTTGAGCTAGACCAGCCAGTGACTGTGCAGGAAGCTGGAGACTATGATACTGCA GGCTCGAATCGTCTGCTCTCTGAAAGGCGCTCTGAGCAGCGGCGTCTCCTCAGTGCTATTGGCACTGCAGCAGTGATGGACTCAGACCTGTTGAAACTGAACCAGCTGAAG TTCCGTAAGAAGAAACTGAGGTTTGGCCGCAGCCGTATCCATGAATGGGGCCTGTTTGCCATGGAACCTATTGCTGCAGATGAGATGGTCATTGAATATGTGGGACAGAGTATCAGACAG ATGGTTGCTGATAATCGGGAGAAGCGATATGCCCAAGAAGGCATCGGGAGCAGCTACCTATTCCGTGTCGATCATGACACTATCATTGATGCCACCAAATGTGGCAACTTGGCTCGGTTTATTAACCACTGCTGCACG